TAACAAAACCATTAATAAAAAACCTCCGATTAATGAATAAATAATCCATTTTTGACGTTTGTTACTTTCCTGAACCAATTGCTGATCTTTATACGCTAAATTTATTTTGCTATCTGCTAGTTCTTTGTCTTTTTCTAAACTAGCTATTCTATTTTGGTTATCTGAAATTCGCTTACTAAAACGTTTTACTTGCTGAATTTCCTGCTCTTTTCGTGAATACAAAGTATCTACCAATTCTACATAATCTTGATAGGTTTTTAGTGCTTCCGTGTAATCTCCAACCGTAGCATATACTTCTGATAAACGCTTAGTAGCATCTTTTTGAATGATTAAATCTTTGTTTTTATCAGCATCTGCAATACTCTTTTTTAAATATGGAATTGCTTCTTCATATTCAGATTTTTGCATGTAGGCATTTCCTATTTTATAGTTGATTTTTTGTGAAGTAATTGAATCGACCAAAGATTCGTTACTTTCCGCTTCTACAACTATATCATCTGCTTCTTTTAGGCTTTCTTTTCGCAGCTGAATTTCTTCATCATATCGCTGAGATCTATTATAAAAATCGGCCACTTTTTGTTGTTCTTTTAACGAGCGTTTTTTGTTTTCTTCGGATGCTAATTTTAATGAGTTTTTAAAATAACCATCTGCTTTTTGAGTGTTCCCTTGTGCTGCAAAAACTTCTGCCAACTTAGAGTTTAAGTCTGTTATTTTAGGAGTGATTAGATTCTTTTTCGCAATTTCTAGTGCTTTTTCATAATTAGCTTTTGCTTGATTATAGTTCTTTTGTGCTAAATACACGTCTCCCAATCCTTGATATGCTGTTAAACGCAAGTAATTATTTAACACTCCGCTTTGTAAACTTTGTAAATAATTCTGTTCACTACTGCTATAATCTTCAGATAAAAACGCTGCTTTCGCCAATTTTAACCGAACCCTAGGCGAGTTTACTTCTTGTAAAGAAATTTGATAATTCTCAACCGCTAAATCGTATTGTTTCCAATAAAAGTACACCTCTGCTAATTCTTTAAATACAGTAGCTCTTTGGCTTTTATTTGGGTTTATCAACAACGTCTTTTCAACAAAAGACAAACTTTTATCAATATCTTTCTTTTTATAAAACTGAACAGAATCTAAGTATTGTGAATATAAACCTGTTTGTTTTCTTGCACTATAAGAGCTTAGTTTTGATTTTCTTTTAGGTGTAAAACCTTCAACTTCTACCTTTATATCTTCATCATCTTTAATCGTATAAAAAACACGATTAAAGTTAGGGTGTGATACTTCCAGTTGACTTCCTGCTGTGGCTTTTACAGTATAGCTTCCCGTTATTTCAGAAAATCGATATGTTCTTCCATTTACTTCTACACTCGCATCTTTTATGGGACGACTTGTTTCTTTACTCACCACTTGAACTTTTACAGAAAATTCTTTCGATAGTTCTTTATCTACTTGGGAATAAATTGATGAAAACTTCAGTAAAAATATAGGAAGTAATAGTATGTAAATAAGTTTCTTCATTCTTTATTTCTTACTGTAAACATACTCACAAAATACCATACAAAAAAACGGTTGTCTCTCTAAAACACTATAAAAAGCAGCCAAAAAACAGGAGTTACTCATTTAACTCATTATTTCCCTAAACGAAATAACCTATTCACTCATTCTGGATTTTTTAAGAAAAAAGTTGGAAGTAGTTTTGAATAGAAATTAGCACCAATCAAACTTTTACCCGATTAATAACTAAAAACAAAAATTATGAAAACGCACGCATTAAAAGTATTTTTCTTTTGCTTAGTACTACTAACAGCAACTACGTTTGCTAATGAAAATCAACCTACAAAAAAAGCTAAAAAGCAAACCGTAAAAGTTGCATTGTTATTGGATACCAGTAATAGTATGGACGGACTCATTAACCAAGCTAAAGCACAATTATGGGAGATTGTAAATGAGTTATCGTATGCTAAATGCAATGGTATCACCCCTAACTTAGAAATTGCTTTGTACAAATACGGAAACTCAAACTTATCTTCTAGAGAAGGATATATCCGACAAGTTTTACAATTCACCAGTGATTTAGATGAGATTTCTGAACATCTTTTTTCTTTAAGCACCAATGGTGGAAGTGAATATTGCGGGCAAGTAATACAAACATCACTAAATGAACTAGATTGGGGAGCTAATAAACGTGATTTAAAAATGATTTTTATTGCGGGGAATGAACCTTTTACACAAGGAAAAATTAATTACAGAGATGCTATTACCAATGCCAAAGAAAAAGACATTACCATAAATACTATTTTTTGTGGTGATTATAATCAGGGGATTACTGGAAGATGGCAAGATGGAGCTATTTATGGAGGTGGTGATTATATGACCATTAACCAAAACAAACACATTGTACATATTGTAACACCTTATGACAACGATATTATTATTTTAAATAAACGTTTAAATGACACCTATATTCACTATGGTTCTTATGGATATTCTAAATACAGTAACCAAGCAAAGCAAGATATGAATGCTGAGAGTTTAGATGAAGCTGTAGTGGTAAAACGTGCTGTAACTAAAAGCTCTAAACTATATAAAAATGCTGAATGGGATTTGGTGGATGCTTCA
The nucleotide sequence above comes from Tenacibaculum singaporense. Encoded proteins:
- a CDS encoding tetratricopeptide repeat-containing sensor histidine kinase, coding for MKKLIYILLLPIFLLKFSSIYSQVDKELSKEFSVKVQVVSKETSRPIKDASVEVNGRTYRFSEITGSYTVKATAGSQLEVSHPNFNRVFYTIKDDEDIKVEVEGFTPKRKSKLSSYSARKQTGLYSQYLDSVQFYKKKDIDKSLSFVEKTLLINPNKSQRATVFKELAEVYFYWKQYDLAVENYQISLQEVNSPRVRLKLAKAAFLSEDYSSSEQNYLQSLQSGVLNNYLRLTAYQGLGDVYLAQKNYNQAKANYEKALEIAKKNLITPKITDLNSKLAEVFAAQGNTQKADGYFKNSLKLASEENKKRSLKEQQKVADFYNRSQRYDEEIQLRKESLKEADDIVVEAESNESLVDSITSQKINYKIGNAYMQKSEYEEAIPYLKKSIADADKNKDLIIQKDATKRLSEVYATVGDYTEALKTYQDYVELVDTLYSRKEQEIQQVKRFSKRISDNQNRIASLEKDKELADSKINLAYKDQQLVQESNKRQKWIIYSLIGGFLLMVLLVYFMFRTNKQQKLANNLLALKSMRSQMNPHFIFNALNSVNSFIAVNDERSANRYLSEFSALMRSVLENSDEDFIPLTKEIELLELYVKLEHNRFKDKFDYNINIDKSIPLDEYSIPPMLLQPYIENAIWHGLRYKKEKGKLQISMLPKNNDSVTILIEDDGIGREKSIEMKTKNQLKQKSKGMSTIKNRIAILNDMYQDKISVVVSDAFEDGSGTKVALILKKDKN
- a CDS encoding vWA domain-containing protein, whose translation is MKTHALKVFFFCLVLLTATTFANENQPTKKAKKQTVKVALLLDTSNSMDGLINQAKAQLWEIVNELSYAKCNGITPNLEIALYKYGNSNLSSREGYIRQVLQFTSDLDEISEHLFSLSTNGGSEYCGQVIQTSLNELDWGANKRDLKMIFIAGNEPFTQGKINYRDAITNAKEKDITINTIFCGDYNQGITGRWQDGAIYGGGDYMTINQNKHIVHIVTPYDNDIIILNKRLNDTYIHYGSYGYSKYSNQAKQDMNAESLDEAVVVKRAVTKSSKLYKNAEWDLVDASEEKEIDYSSLKKKQLPKQLQNKSAKEIKVYVEKKRKERAEIQQKIQELNKKRKTYVAKKQRESSKKNELESVMIKAIKKQAKKKNYSW